A window of Hippoglossus stenolepis isolate QCI-W04-F060 chromosome 16, HSTE1.2, whole genome shotgun sequence contains these coding sequences:
- the traf7 gene encoding E3 ubiquitin-protein ligase TRAF7 isoform X2: MEASFGPTFSAVAAGAKEGSSTYKQHRRTPSSSSTLTYSPRDDDDGMPLIGTPRRSDSAISIRSLHSESNMSLRSTFSLHEEEEDTEPQVFAEQPSVKLCCQLCCSVFKDPVITTCGHTFCRRCALSSDKCPVDAAKLTVVVNNIAVAEQIGELFVHCKYGCRATANGAGGATASNATVAGKPGAYEVDPLGCPFTIKLSTRNEHEDSCDYRPVRCPNNPSCPPLLTMNLEAHLKECEHIKCPHSKYGCTFIGNQDTYETHLEVCKFEGLKEFLQQTDDRFHEMQLTLSQKDQDIAFLRSMLGKLSEKLDQLEKNMELKFDVLDENQSKLSEDLMEFRRDASMLNDELSHINARLNMGILGSYDPQQIFKCKGTFVGHQGPVWCLCVYSTGDLLFSGSSDKTIKVWDTCTTYKCQKTLEGHDGIVLALCIQGNRLYSGSADCTIIVWDIQTLQKVNTIRAHDNPVCTLVSSHNMLFSGSLKAIKVWDIVGTELKLKKELTGLNHWVRALVASQNHLYSGSYQTIKIWDIRSLECVHVLQTSGGSVYSIAVTNHHIVCGTYENLIHVWDIESKEQVRTLTGHVGTVYALAVIATPDQTKVFSASYDRSLRVWSMDNMICTQTLLRHQGSVTALAVSRGRLFSGAVDSTVKVWTC; the protein is encoded by the exons atggaggcGTCGTTTGGCCCGACCTTCTCAGCCGTGGCTGCTGGAGCTAAAG AAGGGTCCAGCACCTACAAGCAGCACAGGAGAacgccctcctcctccagcactcTAACCTACTCCCCTCGGGATGATGACGACGGAATG CCTCTCATCGGTACTCCTCGGAGGTCTGATTCAGCCATCTCAATCCGATCTCTCCATTCCGAGTCCAACATGTCTCTGCGCTCCACATTCTCTCTtcacgaagaggaggaggacacg GAGCCCCAGGTGTTTGCTGAACAGCCGTCAGTGAAACTGTGCTGTCAGCTCTGCTGTAGTGTCTTTAAAGACCCTGTCATCACTACGTGTGGG cACACCTTCTGCAGACGATGTGCCTTGAGTTCAG ACAAGTGCCCAGTGGATGCGGCTAAGCTCACAGTTGTGGTAAACAACATCGCAGTGGCCGAGCAGATAGGAGAGCTCTTCGTCCACTGTAAATACGGCTGCAGGGCCACAGCAAACGGCGCAGGAGGGGCCACAGCCTCCAATGCCACAGTGGCCGGGAAGCCTGGAGCGTACGAAGTGGACCCACTGGGCTGCCCGTTCACCATTAAACTGTCCACACGGAA CGAACATGAGGACAGCTGTGACTACAGGCCAGTCCGCTGCCCCAACAACCCCTCCTGCCCCCCGCTGCTCACCATGAACCTGGAGGCTCACCTCAAAGAATGTGAGCACATCAAATGTCCACACTCCAAATATGG CTGTACGTTCATCGGTAACCAAGACACATATGAAACACATTTGGAGGTGTGTAAATTTGAGGGGCTGAAAGAGTTTCTGCAGCAGACTGACGACAG GTTCCACGAGATGCAGCTGACTCTGTCCCAGAAGGACCAAGACATTGCTTTCCTGCGCTCCATGTTGGGCAAACTATCGGAGAAATTAGATCAGCTAGAGAAGAACATGGAGCTCAAGTTTG atgtGTTGGATGAGAACCAGAGTAAACTGAGCGAGGACCTGATGGAGTTTCGTAGAGACGCCTCCATGCTCAAC GATGAGTTGTCTCACATAAACGCCCGGCTCAACATGGGAATCCTGGGCT CATATGACCCCCAGCAGATCTTCAAGTGCAAGGGGACGTTTGTCGGCCACCAGGGTCCCGTGTGGTGCCTTTGTGTTTACTCCACTGGAGACTTGCTCTTTTCTGGATCCTCAGATAAGACCATCAAG GTGTGGGACACCTGCACCACCTACAAGTGTCAGAAAACCCTCGAGGGCCACGATGGCATCGTCTTGGCTCTGTGTATCCAGGG AAACAGGCTGTACAGTGGCTCTGCCGACTGCACCATCATC GTGTGGGACATCCAGACCCTGCAGAAAGTCAATACTATCCGTGCCCATGACAACCCAGTGTGTACACTTGTCTCCTCCCACAACATGTTGTTCAGCGGCTCCCTCAAGGCCATTAAG GTGTGGGACATCGTGGGCACGGAGCTGAAACTGAAGAAGGAACTAACCGGTCTGAATCACTGGGTCAGAGCACTGGTGGCCTCCCAGAACCACTTGTACAGCGGCTCATACCAAACCATCAAG atCTGGGACATCCGCTCTCTGGAGTGTGTCCACGTCCTCCAGACCAGCGGCGGCAGCGTCTACTCCATCGCCGTCACCAACCACCACATCGTCTGTGGCACCTACGAAAACCTCATCCAC gtTTGGGACATTGAGTCTAAAGAGCAGGTGCGGACCCTCACAGGTCACGTGGGAACAGTTTATGCTCTCGCTGTCATCGCCACCCCCGACCAGACCAAAGTGTTCAGCGCCTCCTATGATCGTTCCCTCAGG GTGTGGAGCATGGATAACATGATCTGCACCCAGACTCTGCTCAGACACCAGGGCAGTGTAACGGCTCTGGCGGTCTCCAGGGGGCGCCTCTTCTCCGGCGCCGTCGACAGCACCGTCAAG GTGTGGACCTGCTAA
- the traf7 gene encoding E3 ubiquitin-protein ligase TRAF7 isoform X4, whose protein sequence is MEASFGPTFSAVAAGAKEGSSTYKQHRRTPSSSSTLTYSPRDDDDGMEPQVFAEQPSVKLCCQLCCSVFKDPVITTCGHTFCRRCALSSDKCPVDAAKLTVVVNNIAVAEQIGELFVHCKYGCRATANGAGGATASNATVAGKPGAYEVDPLGCPFTIKLSTRNEHEDSCDYRPVRCPNNPSCPPLLTMNLEAHLKECEHIKCPHSKYGCTFIGNQDTYETHLEVCKFEGLKEFLQQTDDRFHEMQLTLSQKDQDIAFLRSMLGKLSEKLDQLEKNMELKFDVLDENQSKLSEDLMEFRRDASMLNDELSHINARLNMGILGSYDPQQIFKCKGTFVGHQGPVWCLCVYSTGDLLFSGSSDKTIKVWDTCTTYKCQKTLEGHDGIVLALCIQGNRLYSGSADCTIIVWDIQTLQKVNTIRAHDNPVCTLVSSHNMLFSGSLKAIKVWDIVGTELKLKKELTGLNHWVRALVASQNHLYSGSYQTIKIWDIRSLECVHVLQTSGGSVYSIAVTNHHIVCGTYENLIHVWDIESKEQVRTLTGHVGTVYALAVIATPDQTKVFSASYDRSLRVWSMDNMICTQTLLRHQGSVTALAVSRGRLFSGAVDSTVKVWTC, encoded by the exons atggaggcGTCGTTTGGCCCGACCTTCTCAGCCGTGGCTGCTGGAGCTAAAG AAGGGTCCAGCACCTACAAGCAGCACAGGAGAacgccctcctcctccagcactcTAACCTACTCCCCTCGGGATGATGACGACGGAATG GAGCCCCAGGTGTTTGCTGAACAGCCGTCAGTGAAACTGTGCTGTCAGCTCTGCTGTAGTGTCTTTAAAGACCCTGTCATCACTACGTGTGGG cACACCTTCTGCAGACGATGTGCCTTGAGTTCAG ACAAGTGCCCAGTGGATGCGGCTAAGCTCACAGTTGTGGTAAACAACATCGCAGTGGCCGAGCAGATAGGAGAGCTCTTCGTCCACTGTAAATACGGCTGCAGGGCCACAGCAAACGGCGCAGGAGGGGCCACAGCCTCCAATGCCACAGTGGCCGGGAAGCCTGGAGCGTACGAAGTGGACCCACTGGGCTGCCCGTTCACCATTAAACTGTCCACACGGAA CGAACATGAGGACAGCTGTGACTACAGGCCAGTCCGCTGCCCCAACAACCCCTCCTGCCCCCCGCTGCTCACCATGAACCTGGAGGCTCACCTCAAAGAATGTGAGCACATCAAATGTCCACACTCCAAATATGG CTGTACGTTCATCGGTAACCAAGACACATATGAAACACATTTGGAGGTGTGTAAATTTGAGGGGCTGAAAGAGTTTCTGCAGCAGACTGACGACAG GTTCCACGAGATGCAGCTGACTCTGTCCCAGAAGGACCAAGACATTGCTTTCCTGCGCTCCATGTTGGGCAAACTATCGGAGAAATTAGATCAGCTAGAGAAGAACATGGAGCTCAAGTTTG atgtGTTGGATGAGAACCAGAGTAAACTGAGCGAGGACCTGATGGAGTTTCGTAGAGACGCCTCCATGCTCAAC GATGAGTTGTCTCACATAAACGCCCGGCTCAACATGGGAATCCTGGGCT CATATGACCCCCAGCAGATCTTCAAGTGCAAGGGGACGTTTGTCGGCCACCAGGGTCCCGTGTGGTGCCTTTGTGTTTACTCCACTGGAGACTTGCTCTTTTCTGGATCCTCAGATAAGACCATCAAG GTGTGGGACACCTGCACCACCTACAAGTGTCAGAAAACCCTCGAGGGCCACGATGGCATCGTCTTGGCTCTGTGTATCCAGGG AAACAGGCTGTACAGTGGCTCTGCCGACTGCACCATCATC GTGTGGGACATCCAGACCCTGCAGAAAGTCAATACTATCCGTGCCCATGACAACCCAGTGTGTACACTTGTCTCCTCCCACAACATGTTGTTCAGCGGCTCCCTCAAGGCCATTAAG GTGTGGGACATCGTGGGCACGGAGCTGAAACTGAAGAAGGAACTAACCGGTCTGAATCACTGGGTCAGAGCACTGGTGGCCTCCCAGAACCACTTGTACAGCGGCTCATACCAAACCATCAAG atCTGGGACATCCGCTCTCTGGAGTGTGTCCACGTCCTCCAGACCAGCGGCGGCAGCGTCTACTCCATCGCCGTCACCAACCACCACATCGTCTGTGGCACCTACGAAAACCTCATCCAC gtTTGGGACATTGAGTCTAAAGAGCAGGTGCGGACCCTCACAGGTCACGTGGGAACAGTTTATGCTCTCGCTGTCATCGCCACCCCCGACCAGACCAAAGTGTTCAGCGCCTCCTATGATCGTTCCCTCAGG GTGTGGAGCATGGATAACATGATCTGCACCCAGACTCTGCTCAGACACCAGGGCAGTGTAACGGCTCTGGCGGTCTCCAGGGGGCGCCTCTTCTCCGGCGCCGTCGACAGCACCGTCAAG GTGTGGACCTGCTAA
- the traf7 gene encoding E3 ubiquitin-protein ligase TRAF7 isoform X1 → MEASFGPTFSAVAAGAKAEGSSTYKQHRRTPSSSSTLTYSPRDDDDGMPLIGTPRRSDSAISIRSLHSESNMSLRSTFSLHEEEEDTEPQVFAEQPSVKLCCQLCCSVFKDPVITTCGHTFCRRCALSSDKCPVDAAKLTVVVNNIAVAEQIGELFVHCKYGCRATANGAGGATASNATVAGKPGAYEVDPLGCPFTIKLSTRNEHEDSCDYRPVRCPNNPSCPPLLTMNLEAHLKECEHIKCPHSKYGCTFIGNQDTYETHLEVCKFEGLKEFLQQTDDRFHEMQLTLSQKDQDIAFLRSMLGKLSEKLDQLEKNMELKFDVLDENQSKLSEDLMEFRRDASMLNDELSHINARLNMGILGSYDPQQIFKCKGTFVGHQGPVWCLCVYSTGDLLFSGSSDKTIKVWDTCTTYKCQKTLEGHDGIVLALCIQGNRLYSGSADCTIIVWDIQTLQKVNTIRAHDNPVCTLVSSHNMLFSGSLKAIKVWDIVGTELKLKKELTGLNHWVRALVASQNHLYSGSYQTIKIWDIRSLECVHVLQTSGGSVYSIAVTNHHIVCGTYENLIHVWDIESKEQVRTLTGHVGTVYALAVIATPDQTKVFSASYDRSLRVWSMDNMICTQTLLRHQGSVTALAVSRGRLFSGAVDSTVKVWTC, encoded by the exons atggaggcGTCGTTTGGCCCGACCTTCTCAGCCGTGGCTGCTGGAGCTAAAG CAGAAGGGTCCAGCACCTACAAGCAGCACAGGAGAacgccctcctcctccagcactcTAACCTACTCCCCTCGGGATGATGACGACGGAATG CCTCTCATCGGTACTCCTCGGAGGTCTGATTCAGCCATCTCAATCCGATCTCTCCATTCCGAGTCCAACATGTCTCTGCGCTCCACATTCTCTCTtcacgaagaggaggaggacacg GAGCCCCAGGTGTTTGCTGAACAGCCGTCAGTGAAACTGTGCTGTCAGCTCTGCTGTAGTGTCTTTAAAGACCCTGTCATCACTACGTGTGGG cACACCTTCTGCAGACGATGTGCCTTGAGTTCAG ACAAGTGCCCAGTGGATGCGGCTAAGCTCACAGTTGTGGTAAACAACATCGCAGTGGCCGAGCAGATAGGAGAGCTCTTCGTCCACTGTAAATACGGCTGCAGGGCCACAGCAAACGGCGCAGGAGGGGCCACAGCCTCCAATGCCACAGTGGCCGGGAAGCCTGGAGCGTACGAAGTGGACCCACTGGGCTGCCCGTTCACCATTAAACTGTCCACACGGAA CGAACATGAGGACAGCTGTGACTACAGGCCAGTCCGCTGCCCCAACAACCCCTCCTGCCCCCCGCTGCTCACCATGAACCTGGAGGCTCACCTCAAAGAATGTGAGCACATCAAATGTCCACACTCCAAATATGG CTGTACGTTCATCGGTAACCAAGACACATATGAAACACATTTGGAGGTGTGTAAATTTGAGGGGCTGAAAGAGTTTCTGCAGCAGACTGACGACAG GTTCCACGAGATGCAGCTGACTCTGTCCCAGAAGGACCAAGACATTGCTTTCCTGCGCTCCATGTTGGGCAAACTATCGGAGAAATTAGATCAGCTAGAGAAGAACATGGAGCTCAAGTTTG atgtGTTGGATGAGAACCAGAGTAAACTGAGCGAGGACCTGATGGAGTTTCGTAGAGACGCCTCCATGCTCAAC GATGAGTTGTCTCACATAAACGCCCGGCTCAACATGGGAATCCTGGGCT CATATGACCCCCAGCAGATCTTCAAGTGCAAGGGGACGTTTGTCGGCCACCAGGGTCCCGTGTGGTGCCTTTGTGTTTACTCCACTGGAGACTTGCTCTTTTCTGGATCCTCAGATAAGACCATCAAG GTGTGGGACACCTGCACCACCTACAAGTGTCAGAAAACCCTCGAGGGCCACGATGGCATCGTCTTGGCTCTGTGTATCCAGGG AAACAGGCTGTACAGTGGCTCTGCCGACTGCACCATCATC GTGTGGGACATCCAGACCCTGCAGAAAGTCAATACTATCCGTGCCCATGACAACCCAGTGTGTACACTTGTCTCCTCCCACAACATGTTGTTCAGCGGCTCCCTCAAGGCCATTAAG GTGTGGGACATCGTGGGCACGGAGCTGAAACTGAAGAAGGAACTAACCGGTCTGAATCACTGGGTCAGAGCACTGGTGGCCTCCCAGAACCACTTGTACAGCGGCTCATACCAAACCATCAAG atCTGGGACATCCGCTCTCTGGAGTGTGTCCACGTCCTCCAGACCAGCGGCGGCAGCGTCTACTCCATCGCCGTCACCAACCACCACATCGTCTGTGGCACCTACGAAAACCTCATCCAC gtTTGGGACATTGAGTCTAAAGAGCAGGTGCGGACCCTCACAGGTCACGTGGGAACAGTTTATGCTCTCGCTGTCATCGCCACCCCCGACCAGACCAAAGTGTTCAGCGCCTCCTATGATCGTTCCCTCAGG GTGTGGAGCATGGATAACATGATCTGCACCCAGACTCTGCTCAGACACCAGGGCAGTGTAACGGCTCTGGCGGTCTCCAGGGGGCGCCTCTTCTCCGGCGCCGTCGACAGCACCGTCAAG GTGTGGACCTGCTAA
- the traf7 gene encoding E3 ubiquitin-protein ligase TRAF7 isoform X3: protein MEASFGPTFSAVAAGAKAEGSSTYKQHRRTPSSSSTLTYSPRDDDDGMEPQVFAEQPSVKLCCQLCCSVFKDPVITTCGHTFCRRCALSSDKCPVDAAKLTVVVNNIAVAEQIGELFVHCKYGCRATANGAGGATASNATVAGKPGAYEVDPLGCPFTIKLSTRNEHEDSCDYRPVRCPNNPSCPPLLTMNLEAHLKECEHIKCPHSKYGCTFIGNQDTYETHLEVCKFEGLKEFLQQTDDRFHEMQLTLSQKDQDIAFLRSMLGKLSEKLDQLEKNMELKFDVLDENQSKLSEDLMEFRRDASMLNDELSHINARLNMGILGSYDPQQIFKCKGTFVGHQGPVWCLCVYSTGDLLFSGSSDKTIKVWDTCTTYKCQKTLEGHDGIVLALCIQGNRLYSGSADCTIIVWDIQTLQKVNTIRAHDNPVCTLVSSHNMLFSGSLKAIKVWDIVGTELKLKKELTGLNHWVRALVASQNHLYSGSYQTIKIWDIRSLECVHVLQTSGGSVYSIAVTNHHIVCGTYENLIHVWDIESKEQVRTLTGHVGTVYALAVIATPDQTKVFSASYDRSLRVWSMDNMICTQTLLRHQGSVTALAVSRGRLFSGAVDSTVKVWTC from the exons atggaggcGTCGTTTGGCCCGACCTTCTCAGCCGTGGCTGCTGGAGCTAAAG CAGAAGGGTCCAGCACCTACAAGCAGCACAGGAGAacgccctcctcctccagcactcTAACCTACTCCCCTCGGGATGATGACGACGGAATG GAGCCCCAGGTGTTTGCTGAACAGCCGTCAGTGAAACTGTGCTGTCAGCTCTGCTGTAGTGTCTTTAAAGACCCTGTCATCACTACGTGTGGG cACACCTTCTGCAGACGATGTGCCTTGAGTTCAG ACAAGTGCCCAGTGGATGCGGCTAAGCTCACAGTTGTGGTAAACAACATCGCAGTGGCCGAGCAGATAGGAGAGCTCTTCGTCCACTGTAAATACGGCTGCAGGGCCACAGCAAACGGCGCAGGAGGGGCCACAGCCTCCAATGCCACAGTGGCCGGGAAGCCTGGAGCGTACGAAGTGGACCCACTGGGCTGCCCGTTCACCATTAAACTGTCCACACGGAA CGAACATGAGGACAGCTGTGACTACAGGCCAGTCCGCTGCCCCAACAACCCCTCCTGCCCCCCGCTGCTCACCATGAACCTGGAGGCTCACCTCAAAGAATGTGAGCACATCAAATGTCCACACTCCAAATATGG CTGTACGTTCATCGGTAACCAAGACACATATGAAACACATTTGGAGGTGTGTAAATTTGAGGGGCTGAAAGAGTTTCTGCAGCAGACTGACGACAG GTTCCACGAGATGCAGCTGACTCTGTCCCAGAAGGACCAAGACATTGCTTTCCTGCGCTCCATGTTGGGCAAACTATCGGAGAAATTAGATCAGCTAGAGAAGAACATGGAGCTCAAGTTTG atgtGTTGGATGAGAACCAGAGTAAACTGAGCGAGGACCTGATGGAGTTTCGTAGAGACGCCTCCATGCTCAAC GATGAGTTGTCTCACATAAACGCCCGGCTCAACATGGGAATCCTGGGCT CATATGACCCCCAGCAGATCTTCAAGTGCAAGGGGACGTTTGTCGGCCACCAGGGTCCCGTGTGGTGCCTTTGTGTTTACTCCACTGGAGACTTGCTCTTTTCTGGATCCTCAGATAAGACCATCAAG GTGTGGGACACCTGCACCACCTACAAGTGTCAGAAAACCCTCGAGGGCCACGATGGCATCGTCTTGGCTCTGTGTATCCAGGG AAACAGGCTGTACAGTGGCTCTGCCGACTGCACCATCATC GTGTGGGACATCCAGACCCTGCAGAAAGTCAATACTATCCGTGCCCATGACAACCCAGTGTGTACACTTGTCTCCTCCCACAACATGTTGTTCAGCGGCTCCCTCAAGGCCATTAAG GTGTGGGACATCGTGGGCACGGAGCTGAAACTGAAGAAGGAACTAACCGGTCTGAATCACTGGGTCAGAGCACTGGTGGCCTCCCAGAACCACTTGTACAGCGGCTCATACCAAACCATCAAG atCTGGGACATCCGCTCTCTGGAGTGTGTCCACGTCCTCCAGACCAGCGGCGGCAGCGTCTACTCCATCGCCGTCACCAACCACCACATCGTCTGTGGCACCTACGAAAACCTCATCCAC gtTTGGGACATTGAGTCTAAAGAGCAGGTGCGGACCCTCACAGGTCACGTGGGAACAGTTTATGCTCTCGCTGTCATCGCCACCCCCGACCAGACCAAAGTGTTCAGCGCCTCCTATGATCGTTCCCTCAGG GTGTGGAGCATGGATAACATGATCTGCACCCAGACTCTGCTCAGACACCAGGGCAGTGTAACGGCTCTGGCGGTCTCCAGGGGGCGCCTCTTCTCCGGCGCCGTCGACAGCACCGTCAAG GTGTGGACCTGCTAA